One segment of Pseudoalteromonas rubra DNA contains the following:
- the fusA gene encoding elongation factor G yields the protein MARTTPIERYRNIGICAHVDAGKTTTTERVLYYTGLSHKIGEVHDGAATMDWMEQEQERGITITSAATTCFWKGMDAQFDEHRINIIDTPGHVDFTIEVERSLRVLDGAVVVLCASSGVQPQTETVWRQANKYEVPRMIFVNKMDRTGADFLAVVDQVKKRLGAAPVPIQLPIGAEDEFKGVIDLIKMKAINWNAEDQGMTFNYEEIPAELQELAEEWRAELLESAAEASEELMDKYLEEGELSEAEIKAAIRQRTLNNEIVPMSCGSAFKNKGVQAVLDAVIEYMPSPTEVKEIQGILDDESEATRPADDDAPFSALAFKIATDPFVGTLTFFRVYSGTVGQGDSVYNPVKGKKERFGRIVQMHSNSREEIKEVRAGDIAAAIGMKDVTTGDTLCAHDAVITLERMEFPEPVISVAVEPKTVADQEKMGIALGKLAAEDPSFRVETDEESGQTIISGMGELHLDIIVDRMKREFSVECNVGKPQVAYRETIRGSVEAEGKFVRQSGGRGQYGHVWLKLEPMEVADEDAPIYEFVNEIVGGAVPKEYIPAVDKGIQEQMKQGVLAGYPMLGVKATLFDGSFHDVDSNEMAFKIAGAMGFKKGALDAQPVILEPVMKVEVTTPEANMGDVVGDLNRRRGIIEGMDDSFGGLKQVNAQVPLSEMFGYATDLRSATQGRASYSMEFSKYAEAAKNVADAIIAARAVK from the coding sequence ATGGCACGTACAACTCCTATTGAGCGTTACCGTAATATCGGTATTTGTGCTCACGTAGATGCGGGGAAAACCACCACCACGGAACGTGTACTTTATTACACGGGCCTGTCTCACAAAATTGGTGAGGTGCATGATGGTGCCGCAACTATGGACTGGATGGAGCAGGAGCAGGAGCGTGGTATTACCATCACTTCTGCTGCGACCACGTGTTTCTGGAAAGGGATGGATGCTCAGTTTGATGAGCATCGTATAAACATCATCGATACTCCCGGACACGTAGACTTCACCATCGAAGTAGAACGTTCATTACGTGTACTAGATGGCGCTGTAGTCGTATTATGTGCTTCATCAGGTGTACAACCACAAACGGAAACCGTTTGGCGTCAGGCGAACAAGTACGAAGTACCTCGCATGATTTTCGTCAACAAAATGGACCGTACCGGTGCAGACTTTCTGGCCGTTGTGGATCAGGTGAAAAAGCGTCTTGGCGCTGCACCTGTGCCAATTCAGTTACCAATCGGTGCTGAAGATGAATTTAAAGGTGTTATCGATCTCATCAAGATGAAAGCCATCAACTGGAATGCTGAAGACCAGGGGATGACTTTCAACTATGAAGAGATCCCGGCAGAGCTTCAGGAGCTGGCAGAAGAGTGGCGCGCAGAGCTACTCGAATCTGCCGCAGAAGCATCTGAAGAGCTAATGGACAAATATCTTGAAGAAGGTGAACTGAGCGAGGCCGAAATTAAGGCCGCGATCCGTCAGCGTACATTGAACAATGAAATTGTGCCAATGAGCTGTGGTAGTGCATTCAAGAACAAAGGTGTTCAGGCTGTGCTTGATGCCGTGATTGAATACATGCCGTCTCCAACAGAGGTTAAAGAGATCCAGGGTATCCTGGACGATGAAAGCGAAGCAACGCGTCCTGCGGACGATGATGCGCCGTTTTCTGCTCTGGCGTTTAAAATCGCCACCGACCCATTTGTTGGTACGCTTACCTTCTTCCGAGTTTATTCCGGCACAGTAGGTCAGGGTGACTCGGTTTATAACCCAGTTAAAGGCAAAAAAGAGCGCTTTGGACGTATCGTTCAGATGCACTCTAACTCGCGTGAAGAGATCAAAGAAGTTCGCGCCGGGGACATTGCCGCTGCAATTGGTATGAAGGACGTCACCACAGGTGACACGCTTTGTGCTCATGATGCTGTTATCACGTTAGAGCGTATGGAATTTCCAGAGCCTGTGATTTCGGTTGCAGTAGAGCCTAAGACCGTTGCTGACCAAGAAAAAATGGGTATCGCGCTAGGTAAGCTGGCTGCGGAAGACCCGTCTTTCAGAGTTGAAACCGACGAAGAATCAGGCCAAACCATTATTTCAGGTATGGGTGAACTCCACCTGGATATCATCGTAGATCGTATGAAGCGTGAATTCAGTGTTGAATGTAACGTAGGTAAGCCTCAAGTTGCTTATCGTGAAACGATCCGCGGTTCGGTTGAAGCCGAAGGTAAATTCGTACGTCAATCAGGCGGACGCGGCCAATATGGTCACGTTTGGTTGAAGCTCGAACCTATGGAAGTTGCTGATGAAGACGCACCGATTTACGAATTCGTTAATGAAATCGTAGGTGGTGCAGTACCTAAGGAATACATTCCTGCGGTTGACAAAGGCATCCAGGAACAGATGAAGCAAGGTGTTCTTGCTGGTTATCCTATGCTGGGTGTGAAAGCTACCTTGTTTGATGGCTCATTCCATGATGTTGACTCAAACGAGATGGCGTTTAAGATTGCCGGCGCAATGGGCTTTAAGAAGGGCGCGCTTGATGCGCAGCCAGTGATTCTTGAACCCGTTATGAAGGTAGAAGTCACCACCCCTGAAGCAAACATGGGTGATGTCGTTGGCGACCTGAACCGTCGTCGAGGCATAATCGAAGGTATGGACGACTCATTTGGTGGTCTGAAGCAAGTTAATGCTCAGGTCCCGCTGTCTGAAATGTTTGGTTATGCAACTGATCTTCGTTCTGCAACACAAGGTCGAGCTTCGTACTCAATGGAATTTTCCAAGTACGCAGAAGCGGCGAAAAACGTTGCTGACGCAATTATTGCAGCTCGCGCTGTTAAGTAA
- the tuf gene encoding elongation factor Tu produces the protein MAKEKFERSKPHVNVGTIGHVDHGKTTLTAAITNVLAKVYGGEAKDFASIDNAPEERERGITISTSHVEYDTPTRHYAHVDCPGHADYVKNMITGAAQMDGAILVVAATDGPMPQTREHILLSRQVGVPYIIVFMNKCDMVDDEELLELVEMEVRELLSEYDFPGDDLPLIQGSALKALEGEKEWEDKIVELAEALDSYIPEPERDIDKPFIMPIEDVFSIQGRGTVVTGRVEAGIINVNDEVEIVGIKETTKTTCTGVEMFRKLLDEGRAGENIGALLRGTKRDEVERGQVLCKPGSINPHTKFTSEVYVLSKDEGGRHTPFFKGYRPQFYFRTTDVTGNVELPEGVEMVMPGDNIKMTVELIVPIAMDEGLRFAIREGGRTVGAGVVATIVE, from the coding sequence ATGGCAAAAGAAAAGTTTGAACGTTCGAAACCGCACGTTAACGTTGGTACTATCGGCCACGTTGACCACGGTAAAACTACCCTAACTGCAGCAATCACTAACGTACTTGCAAAAGTATACGGTGGTGAAGCGAAAGACTTCGCATCAATCGATAACGCTCCAGAAGAGCGTGAGCGTGGTATCACAATCTCAACTTCACACGTTGAGTATGACACTCCAACTCGCCACTACGCGCACGTTGACTGTCCTGGACACGCTGACTACGTTAAAAACATGATCACTGGTGCTGCTCAGATGGACGGCGCGATCCTGGTAGTTGCTGCAACTGACGGTCCTATGCCTCAAACTCGTGAGCACATCCTACTTTCTCGTCAGGTTGGTGTACCTTACATCATCGTATTCATGAACAAATGTGACATGGTTGACGACGAAGAGCTTCTAGAGCTAGTAGAGATGGAAGTTCGTGAACTTCTTTCTGAGTACGACTTCCCAGGTGATGACCTGCCTCTAATCCAGGGTTCAGCTCTTAAAGCGCTAGAAGGCGAGAAAGAGTGGGAAGACAAGATCGTTGAGCTTGCAGAAGCACTAGATTCTTACATCCCAGAGCCAGAGCGTGACATCGATAAGCCGTTCATCATGCCTATCGAAGACGTATTCTCAATCCAGGGTCGTGGTACTGTTGTAACTGGCCGTGTTGAAGCTGGTATCATCAACGTGAACGACGAAGTTGAAATCGTAGGTATCAAAGAAACTACGAAGACAACTTGTACAGGTGTTGAAATGTTCCGTAAGCTGCTTGACGAAGGTCGTGCAGGTGAGAACATCGGTGCCCTTCTACGTGGTACTAAGCGTGATGAAGTTGAGCGTGGTCAGGTTCTTTGTAAGCCTGGTTCAATCAACCCACACACTAAGTTCACTTCAGAAGTATACGTACTGTCTAAAGATGAAGGTGGCCGTCATACTCCATTCTTCAAAGGCTACCGTCCACAGTTCTACTTCCGTACAACTGACGTAACTGGTAACGTTGAGCTTCCAGAAGGCGTAGAAATGGTAATGCCTGGTGACAACATCAAGATGACTGTTGAGCTAATCGTTCCAATCGCGATGGACGAAGGTCTACGTTTCGCGATCCGTGAAGGTGGCCGTACAGTTGGTGCTGGTGTTGTAGCTACAATCGTAGAATAA
- the rpoC gene encoding DNA-directed RNA polymerase subunit beta' codes for MKDLLKFLKQQNKTEEFDAIRIGLASPDMVRSWSYGEVKKPETINYRTFKPERDGLFCARIFGPVKDYECLCGKYKRLKHRGVICEKCGVEVTLTKVRRDRMGHIELASPVAHIWFLKSLPSRIGLMLDMTLRDIERVLYFESFVVTEPGMTTLERGQLLGEEEYLDALEEHGDEFEAKMGAEAVLDLLRDLDLGQLIAEMREELPTINSETKRKKITKRLKLMEAFHQSGNNPEWMVMSVLPVLPPDLRPLVPLDGGRFATSDLNDLYRRVINRNNRLKRLLDLAAPDIIVRNEKRMLQEAVDALLDNGRRGRAITGSNKRPLKSLADMIKGKQGRFRQNLLGKRVDYSGRSVITVGPTLKLHQCGLPKKMALELFKPFIYGKLERRGMATTIKAAKKMVEREVPEVWDVLDEVIREHPVLLNRAPTLHRLGIQAFEPVLIEGKAIHLHPLVCAAYNADFDGDQMAVHVPLTLEAQLEARALMMSTNNILSPANGEPIIVPSQDVVLGLYYMTRDRINAKGEGIAFKDAKEAEKAYRTGAAELHARVKVRIAEVHIDGETGERKDVTEVVETTVGRAILSLIMPTGLPFELINRALGKKQISGLLNECYRRLGLKDTVIFADQVMYTGFHYAMKSGVSIGINDMEIPPTKTGIIEAAEAEVTEINQQFQSGLVTAGEKYNKVIDIWSRVNENLSREMMANLSKDTVVNAQGEEEEQDSFNSVFMMADSGARGSAAQIRQLAGMRGLMARPDGSIIETPITANFREGLNVLQYFISTHGARKGLADTALKTANSGYLTRRLVDVAQDLVINESDCGTLEGTVMKPLIEGGDVVEPLRERVLGRVVAEDVVIPGTDEVLVERNVMLDEKLCDLLEEHSVDEVKVRSVITCENDFGVCAKCYGRDLARGHIINAGESVGVIAAQSIGEPGTQLTMRTFHIGGAASRASAENSVQVKNNGSMKLHNAKFVINTDGKIVITSRSTEITVIDEQGREKERYKVPYGAVLSVSDGAEVKGNDIVATWDPHSHPIIIEHESKVSFSDIDDSNTEAQTDELTGLTRVVVKDLAKVNAKEPKLIIENEERGLQEIRLPSFTTIEITDGATAQPGDVLARIPQEGSKTRDITGGLPRVADLFEARKPKDPAILAEITGTVSFGKETKGKKRLVITPEEGDAYEEMIPKWRQLNVFEGEQVSKGEVIADGPESPHDILRLRGVTDVSNYIVNEVQEVYRLQGVKINDKHIETIIRQMLRKCIILDGGDSEFLAGEQAEVARVNIANRELEKQGKIPAKFEIQLMGITKASLATESFISAASFQETTRVLTEAAVNGKSDELRGLKENVIVGRLIPAGTGFSYHLDRINRRKQNEAAVEEQTVSAEEASQALTDALNADLLGGQD; via the coding sequence GTGAAAGACTTACTTAAGTTTCTGAAGCAACAAAATAAGACCGAAGAATTCGATGCAATTCGTATTGGTCTTGCTTCGCCGGACATGGTGCGTTCATGGTCTTACGGTGAGGTAAAGAAACCTGAGACAATTAACTACCGTACTTTCAAGCCTGAGCGTGACGGCTTATTCTGTGCCCGTATCTTCGGCCCAGTAAAAGATTATGAGTGTTTGTGTGGTAAGTACAAGCGCTTAAAGCACCGTGGTGTGATCTGTGAGAAGTGTGGCGTTGAAGTTACACTGACTAAAGTACGCCGTGACCGCATGGGTCACATTGAGCTGGCTAGCCCAGTTGCACACATTTGGTTCCTTAAATCATTGCCGTCTCGTATCGGCCTGATGCTGGACATGACGCTTCGTGATATCGAGCGTGTACTTTACTTCGAATCATTCGTAGTAACTGAACCTGGCATGACAACGCTTGAGCGTGGTCAGCTATTAGGTGAAGAAGAGTACCTGGATGCACTGGAAGAGCACGGTGATGAATTCGAAGCGAAGATGGGTGCCGAAGCGGTACTTGATTTGCTACGTGATTTGGACCTGGGTCAGCTAATCGCTGAAATGCGTGAAGAGCTGCCAACCATCAACTCTGAAACTAAGCGTAAGAAAATTACTAAGCGTCTTAAGTTGATGGAAGCATTCCACCAGTCAGGTAATAACCCTGAGTGGATGGTAATGAGCGTATTACCAGTTCTGCCACCTGATCTACGTCCACTTGTACCACTGGATGGTGGTCGTTTTGCGACGTCTGATCTAAACGACTTATACCGTCGTGTTATCAACCGTAACAACCGTCTTAAGCGTCTACTTGATCTCGCTGCTCCGGATATCATCGTACGTAACGAAAAGCGTATGTTGCAAGAAGCGGTGGATGCACTACTGGATAACGGTCGTCGTGGTCGTGCGATCACAGGTTCTAACAAGCGTCCTCTGAAGTCGCTTGCAGACATGATCAAAGGTAAGCAAGGTCGTTTCCGTCAAAACCTATTAGGTAAGCGTGTAGACTACTCTGGCCGTTCTGTAATCACAGTTGGTCCTACACTGAAACTACATCAGTGTGGTCTGCCTAAGAAGATGGCACTTGAGCTATTCAAGCCATTCATCTACGGCAAACTGGAGCGCCGCGGCATGGCGACTACCATTAAAGCTGCGAAGAAGATGGTAGAGCGCGAAGTACCAGAGGTTTGGGACGTACTTGACGAAGTGATCCGTGAACACCCGGTTCTACTGAACCGTGCACCAACACTTCACAGACTTGGTATCCAGGCGTTTGAACCAGTACTAATCGAAGGTAAAGCAATCCACCTGCACCCACTAGTGTGTGCGGCGTATAACGCTGACTTCGATGGTGACCAAATGGCGGTACACGTACCGTTGACGCTGGAAGCACAGCTTGAAGCGCGTGCGTTAATGATGTCGACCAATAACATTCTGTCTCCTGCGAATGGTGAGCCAATCATCGTACCTTCACAGGACGTTGTATTGGGTCTGTACTACATGACGCGTGATCGTATCAATGCAAAAGGTGAAGGTATTGCCTTTAAAGATGCGAAAGAAGCTGAAAAAGCATACCGTACTGGCGCTGCAGAACTACACGCACGCGTAAAAGTACGTATCGCAGAAGTACATATTGATGGCGAAACAGGTGAACGTAAAGACGTGACTGAAGTGGTTGAAACCACGGTAGGTCGTGCGATCCTGTCTTTGATTATGCCGACTGGCCTGCCGTTTGAACTAATCAACCGTGCGCTAGGTAAAAAGCAAATCTCTGGTCTGTTGAACGAGTGTTATCGTCGTCTGGGTCTGAAAGATACCGTTATCTTCGCGGACCAAGTGATGTACACCGGTTTCCACTATGCGATGAAGTCGGGTGTTTCTATCGGTATCAACGATATGGAAATCCCACCAACTAAAACAGGCATCATCGAAGCGGCAGAAGCTGAAGTTACAGAAATCAACCAGCAATTCCAGTCTGGTCTTGTAACTGCGGGTGAGAAATACAACAAAGTTATCGATATCTGGTCACGTGTTAATGAAAACTTATCACGCGAGATGATGGCGAACTTGTCGAAAGACACGGTTGTGAATGCGCAGGGTGAAGAAGAAGAGCAAGACTCTTTCAACTCAGTGTTTATGATGGCCGACTCGGGCGCACGTGGTAGTGCTGCTCAGATCCGTCAGCTAGCCGGTATGCGTGGTCTGATGGCTCGTCCGGATGGTTCAATCATCGAAACACCTATTACAGCAAACTTCCGTGAAGGTCTGAACGTACTACAGTACTTCATCTCGACGCACGGTGCGCGTAAAGGTCTTGCGGATACCGCACTTAAGACAGCGAACTCGGGTTACCTGACTCGTCGTCTGGTAGACGTTGCACAAGATTTGGTCATCAACGAATCAGATTGTGGTACCCTTGAAGGTACAGTGATGAAGCCGCTGATTGAAGGTGGTGACGTTGTAGAGCCATTGCGTGAGCGTGTATTGGGTCGTGTTGTTGCAGAAGACGTGGTTATCCCAGGCACTGACGAAGTGCTGGTTGAACGTAACGTGATGCTTGATGAGAAGCTGTGTGACCTGTTAGAAGAGCACTCAGTGGACGAAGTAAAAGTACGTTCAGTTATCACCTGTGAAAACGACTTTGGTGTATGTGCTAAGTGTTACGGTCGTGACCTTGCTCGTGGCCACATCATCAACGCGGGTGAGTCTGTTGGTGTTATCGCGGCACAGTCAATCGGTGAGCCGGGCACACAGCTTACGATGCGTACCTTCCACATCGGTGGTGCGGCATCTCGAGCGTCTGCAGAAAACAGCGTTCAGGTTAAGAACAACGGTAGCATGAAGCTGCACAATGCGAAGTTCGTAATCAATACCGACGGCAAGATCGTGATCACCTCACGTTCAACCGAAATTACGGTTATTGACGAGCAAGGCCGTGAGAAAGAGCGCTATAAAGTGCCTTACGGTGCCGTATTGTCAGTGAGTGACGGTGCAGAAGTTAAAGGTAACGACATTGTCGCGACCTGGGACCCGCATAGTCACCCAATCATCATCGAGCACGAGTCTAAAGTATCGTTCAGCGACATCGACGATTCTAACACTGAAGCACAAACAGACGAGCTAACTGGTCTGACGCGTGTGGTTGTTAAAGACCTTGCTAAGGTGAATGCAAAAGAGCCTAAGCTGATCATTGAAAATGAAGAGCGTGGTCTGCAGGAAATTCGTCTGCCTTCGTTCACTACCATCGAAATCACAGATGGTGCAACGGCACAGCCGGGTGACGTTCTGGCACGTATTCCGCAGGAAGGTTCGAAGACTCGTGATATCACGGGTGGTCTACCTCGAGTTGCTGACTTGTTTGAAGCGCGTAAGCCGAAAGATCCAGCAATCCTGGCAGAAATCACAGGTACCGTTAGCTTTGGTAAAGAAACCAAAGGTAAGAAGCGCCTGGTGATTACACCGGAAGAGGGTGATGCATACGAAGAAATGATCCCGAAATGGCGTCAGCTGAACGTGTTCGAGGGTGAGCAGGTATCTAAAGGTGAAGTTATCGCCGATGGTCCTGAATCTCCGCACGACATCTTACGTCTGCGTGGTGTGACTGACGTATCTAATTACATCGTAAACGAAGTACAAGAAGTATATCGTCTACAGGGTGTAAAGATTAACGACAAGCACATCGAAACCATTATCCGTCAGATGCTGCGTAAATGTATCATCCTTGATGGTGGTGACAGTGAGTTCCTGGCAGGCGAACAAGCCGAAGTGGCGCGCGTTAACATCGCAAACCGTGAGCTAGAGAAACAAGGTAAGATCCCAGCGAAGTTCGAAATTCAGCTGATGGGTATTACTAAAGCCTCACTGGCAACAGAGTCTTTCATCTCTGCAGCCTCGTTCCAGGAGACGACACGTGTCCTGACTGAAGCCGCAGTAAATGGTAAGAGTGATGAGCTTCGTGGTCTGAAAGAAAACGTTATCGTGGGTCGTCTGATCCCAGCGGGTACCGGTTTCTCTTACCACTTAGATCGCATCAACCGTCGTAAGCAAAATGAAGCTGCAGTTGAAGAGCAAACTGTAAGTGCTGAAGAAGCATCTCAGGCACTGACAGACGCACTAAATGCAGACTTGCTTGGTGGCCAAGACTAA
- the rpsL gene encoding 30S ribosomal protein S12, translated as MATINQLVRKPRRSKVTKSNSAALKACPQKRGVCTRVYTTTPKKPNSALRKVARVRLTNGFEVTSYIGGEGHNLQEHSVILIRGGRVKDLPGVRFHTVRGALDCAGVNDRKQGRSKYGAKRPKG; from the coding sequence ATGGCAACTATTAACCAGCTAGTACGTAAGCCACGTCGCAGCAAGGTTACTAAGAGCAACTCAGCTGCTCTTAAAGCTTGTCCTCAAAAGCGTGGTGTATGTACTCGTGTATATACAACTACACCTAAGAAGCCAAACTCTGCACTACGTAAAGTAGCGCGTGTTCGTCTAACGAACGGCTTCGAAGTAACATCTTACATTGGTGGTGAAGGCCACAACTTGCAAGAGCACAGTGTTATCCTAATCCGTGGTGGTCGTGTTAAAGACTTACCAGGTGTGCGTTTCCACACAGTACGTGGCGCGCTGGACTGTGCTGGTGTAAATGACCGTAAACAAGGTCGTTCTAAGTACGGTGCAAAACGTCCTAAGGGCTAA
- the rpsG gene encoding 30S ribosomal protein S7 has protein sequence MPRRRVIGQRKILPDPKFGSELLAKFVNVVMLDGKKSTAEKIVYGALDVAAEKSGKSHLEIFESALENVRPQVEVKSRRVGGSTYQVPVEVRPVRRNALGMRWLVEAARKRGEKSMGLRLAQEMIDAADNKGTAVKKREDVHRMAEANKAFAHYRW, from the coding sequence ATGCCTAGAAGACGCGTAATAGGTCAACGTAAAATTCTTCCAGATCCGAAGTTCGGATCAGAGCTTCTTGCTAAATTCGTTAACGTAGTAATGCTTGACGGTAAGAAGTCTACTGCTGAAAAAATCGTATATGGTGCGCTAGACGTGGCTGCTGAAAAATCAGGCAAGTCGCACCTAGAAATCTTCGAGTCTGCACTTGAGAACGTACGTCCACAGGTTGAGGTTAAATCTCGCCGTGTTGGTGGTTCTACGTACCAGGTACCAGTTGAAGTACGTCCAGTTCGTCGCAACGCACTAGGTATGCGTTGGTTGGTTGAAGCTGCACGTAAGCGTGGCGAGAAGTCAATGGGCCTTCGTCTGGCTCAAGAGATGATCGACGCTGCTGACAACAAAGGCACTGCGGTTAAGAAACGTGAAGACGTTCACCGTATGGCTGAAGCGAACAAAGCATTCGCTCACTACCGTTGGTAA